In Procambarus clarkii isolate CNS0578487 chromosome 6, FALCON_Pclarkii_2.0, whole genome shotgun sequence, one DNA window encodes the following:
- the LOC138354611 gene encoding piggyBac transposable element-derived protein 4-like translates to MPHAMEDTTIDKIYVFLALCMMMKHSEKAVVQVYWNKDSLVPTPIFNRYMSRDRFLLILRCLHFENNANEDRHDRLWKVRKVFSNLRGKFRDYFVPGQNVVIDESLVLFKGRLAFKQYIPSKRHRFGLEFFVLCDCETGIVLDMILYSGTDVDIPAQDEHGFSGSVVKTLMEPLLNKGHILFTDNYYTSLLLTRYLLAHNTGVCGTVKLIRKKLPMFGIGVGECQLRKCDNMLSVLWKYRHEVNMLTTIHTCAMLDTGKVHFQTHNPMYKPDCVIDYNVNMRLVDKCDMMLGGVECVRRSVKWTKKFFFHLMDVAVLNCYNTYLVKSGRKPSIRTFSASVVSQLLVKYGKEGSVVPRGGASNNATRSSRQIAG, encoded by the coding sequence ATGCCTCACGCGATGGAAGATACGACAATCGACAAGATATACGTGTTTCTCGCTCTATgtatgatgatgaaacactcTGAGAAAGCTGTCGTCCAGGTCTATTggaacaaagacagccttgttccaacgCCCATCTTCAACCGGTATATGTCGCGGGATAGGTTCCTGTTGATTCTGAGGTGCCTGCATTTTGAAAACAATGCAAAcgaggacagacacgacagactgtggaaggtaCGCAAGGTATTCAGCAATCtgagagggaagttcagggattattttgtacctggacagaatgtcgTTATCGACGAGTCGCTTGTATTGTTCAAGGGTagactggcattcaagcagtacatcccTTCCAAGCGGCACCGTTTTGGCCTCGAGTTTTTCGTGCTGTGCGATTGTGAGACTGGTATCGTCCTGGACATGATCTTGTATTCcggtacagacgtcgacataccagctcaagatgaacacgggttctccggcagtgtcgtaaaaaccctcatggaaccgttgctgaacaaggggcacaTACTGTTCactgacaactattacaccagcctcctgttgaccagatacctcctcgcccacaacaccggcgtatgtggcactgtgaagctCATCAGGAAGAAACTGCCAATGTTCGGTATAGGTgtgggtgagtgccagctgcgcaagtgtgacaatatgCTGTCAGTGCTGTGGAAGTACAGACACGAAGTGAATATGCTGACAACGATTCACACCTGTGCCATGTTGGACACTGGCAAGGTCCATTTTCAGACACACAACCCCATGTACAAGCcggactgtgtcatagactataacgtgaacatgcgcctcgtcgataagtgtgacatgatgcttggtggtgtggagtgcgtgcgcaggtcagtgaagtggacgaaaaagttcttcttccacctcatggatgttgcagtgctcaactgctacAATACGTACCTGGTGAAGTCCGGCAGGAAACCGTCTATACGTACCTTCAGTGCCAGcgttgtgtcacagctgctggtaaagtatggcaaggagggcTCTGTAGTACCCCGCGggggtgcaagcaacaatgccacacgcagctccagacagattgcggggtaa